A genomic region of Kribbella sp. NBC_00382 contains the following coding sequences:
- a CDS encoding DUF2017 domain-containing protein, with product MTRFRKRKKTVIVSFADHEADILANLLRNLVELLYDGMPPRAAESSDPLAALLDNDGPTSPPEDVVLQRLLPDAYKSDDQASSEFRRFTERGLRDSKASDAKLVLTALENSPEDGITLEGDAQLAWLRALNDLRLAIGTRLDIKEEDDYGVWEKLPDDDPRRLTYDLYDWLGYLQSALLHNIR from the coding sequence GTGACGAGGTTCCGCAAGCGCAAGAAGACCGTGATCGTCAGCTTCGCCGACCACGAGGCGGACATCCTGGCGAACCTGCTCCGCAACCTGGTCGAGCTCCTGTACGACGGGATGCCACCGCGCGCCGCCGAGTCGAGCGACCCGCTGGCCGCGCTGCTCGACAACGACGGGCCGACCTCGCCGCCGGAGGACGTAGTACTGCAACGGCTGCTGCCGGACGCGTACAAGTCCGACGACCAGGCGTCGTCCGAGTTCCGCCGCTTCACCGAACGTGGCCTCCGCGACAGCAAGGCCTCGGACGCCAAACTCGTCCTCACCGCGCTGGAGAACTCCCCCGAGGACGGCATCACCCTCGAAGGCGACGCCCAACTCGCCTGGCTCCGCGCCCTGAACGACCTCCGCCTCGCCATCGGCACCCGCCTGGACATCAAGGAAGAGGACGACTACGGCGTCTGGGAAAAACTCCCCGACGACGACCCCCGCCGCCTCACCTACGACCTCTACGACTGGCTCGGCTACCTCCAGTCCGCCTTGCTCCACAACATCCGCTGA
- a CDS encoding ABC transporter permease codes for MTFSRPTKILLRVLTALILGVIYVPLALVVINSFNVNKTFAWPPRDLTLEWWKRAAESQGALDALWVSGRVGLAATLIALVLGTMIAFALQRFSFYGRDAVSLLVILPIALPGIVTGIALNNAFRTIFGWQLGFATIVVAHATFCIVTVFNNVIARLRRTGIQLEQASADLGASAFTTFRLVTFPLLRSALLAGALLAFALSFDEIIVTTFTAGAQQQTLPIWIFNNLFRPNQAPIVNVIAAAMIVISIIPVWLAQKLSGDAESLGAGR; via the coding sequence ATGACCTTCTCCCGGCCGACGAAGATCCTGTTGCGGGTGTTGACCGCATTGATCCTGGGTGTCATCTACGTCCCGCTCGCGTTGGTGGTGATCAACTCGTTCAACGTGAACAAGACGTTCGCCTGGCCGCCGCGCGATCTGACGCTGGAGTGGTGGAAGCGAGCGGCGGAGAGCCAGGGCGCGCTGGATGCGCTCTGGGTGAGTGGGCGGGTGGGCCTGGCCGCGACGCTGATCGCGTTAGTGCTCGGGACGATGATCGCGTTCGCCTTGCAGCGGTTCAGCTTCTACGGGCGGGACGCGGTGTCGTTGCTGGTGATCCTGCCGATCGCGCTGCCCGGCATCGTCACGGGAATCGCGTTGAACAATGCGTTCCGGACGATCTTCGGGTGGCAGCTCGGGTTCGCGACGATCGTGGTGGCGCATGCGACGTTCTGCATCGTGACCGTGTTCAACAACGTGATCGCGCGGCTCCGGCGTACCGGGATCCAACTGGAACAGGCCTCGGCCGACCTGGGCGCCTCAGCCTTCACCACCTTCCGCCTGGTCACCTTCCCGCTGCTGCGGTCGGCGTTGCTGGCGGGGGCGTTGCTCGCCTTCGCGTTGTCCTTCGACGAGATCATCGTGACCACGTTCACCGCGGGCGCGCAGCAGCAGACGCTGCCGATCTGGATCTTCAACAACCTGTTCCGGCCGAACCAGGCGCCGATCGTGAACGTGATCGCCGCCGCGATGATCGTCATCTCGATCATCCCGGTCTGGCTGGCGCAGAAGCTCTCGGGCGACGCCGAATCTCTAGGAGCCGGTCGCTAG
- the ileS gene encoding isoleucine--tRNA ligase: protein MSYPKAGKTRLTASPEFPQIEREVLEYWESDGTFIASVEQRAAGVDGENEFVFYDGPPFANGLPHYGHLLTGYVKDLVPRYQTMRGHRVERRFGWDTHGLPAELEAQRVLGLKTKAEILELGIEKFNETCRASVLKYTDEWQAYVTRQARWVDFGNDYKTLNRDYMESVIWAFKTLYDKGLVYEGLRVLPYCWNDETPLSNHELRMDDDVYQPRQDPSVTVAVVLETGERLLAWTTTPWTLPSNLAMAVAPDIDYVVVSDALGRPTILAEARLSAYTEEHGGVAGLSSEVLRRLKGSELIGLRYTPLFDFFADASKWGTANAFQVIAADHVTTENGTGVVHMAPAYGEEDQLACDAVGIPTLLTVDDGARFTTVVPPYVGQHVFEANRPIIRDLQAAGALVREDSYVHSYPHCWRCRNPLIYKAVSSWFVEVTRIRDRMVELNEQITWVPEHVKHGQFGKWLENARDWSISRNRFWGSPIPVWRSDDPAYPRIDVYGSVEELERDFGVAVPDLHRPYVDELTRPNPDDPTGRSTMRRVADVLDVWFDSGSMSFAQVHYPFENTDWFEHHFPGDFIVEYIGQTRGWFYTMHILATALFDRPAFSSCLAHGIVLGSDGQKMSKSLRNYPDVREVFDRDGADAMRWFLMSSPILRGGNLVVTEAGIRDGVRQVMIPLWNAWYFFGLYANAASATASWSVSSSVELDRYLLARLRVFVDEMTERLDRYDIASACESVVSYLEVLTNWYIRRSRERFWDEQGATFQDALNTLYTALEVVTRVVAPLLPLTAEEIWRGLTGERSVHLTDWPSTSDLPADADLVARMDRVREICSVASAIRKSEGIRGRQPLRTLTVATADAKALEQLVPVLQAEVNVRSVVLTAVDDTDAPVSQKLTVNARAAGPRLGRDVQTAIKGSKSGDWSVSPEGDVVAGGVPLQPGEYTLETTLAESTDSGHQAPGLLTNGGFVMLDLLITPDLEREGIARDVIRQIQQSRRDANLNITDRITLHLTADAPTLEAIDEHREVLMAETLATTLNITQGNDLTVALAKA, encoded by the coding sequence ATGAGCTACCCCAAGGCCGGTAAGACCCGACTGACCGCTAGTCCGGAGTTCCCGCAGATCGAGCGTGAGGTGCTCGAGTACTGGGAGTCGGACGGGACGTTCATTGCGTCGGTCGAGCAACGGGCGGCGGGGGTTGACGGGGAGAACGAGTTCGTCTTCTATGACGGGCCGCCGTTCGCCAACGGGTTGCCGCATTACGGGCATCTGCTGACGGGGTACGTGAAGGACCTGGTGCCGCGGTACCAGACGATGCGCGGGCATCGGGTCGAGCGGCGGTTCGGGTGGGACACGCATGGGCTGCCGGCTGAGTTGGAGGCTCAGCGGGTGCTGGGGCTGAAGACGAAGGCCGAGATCCTCGAGTTGGGGATCGAGAAGTTCAACGAGACGTGCCGGGCGTCGGTGCTGAAGTACACCGACGAGTGGCAGGCCTATGTCACCCGGCAGGCGCGGTGGGTCGACTTCGGGAACGACTACAAGACGCTCAATCGCGACTACATGGAGTCGGTGATCTGGGCCTTCAAGACCTTGTACGACAAGGGCCTGGTGTACGAGGGGCTGCGTGTCCTGCCGTATTGCTGGAACGACGAGACGCCGCTGTCGAATCATGAGCTGCGGATGGATGACGACGTCTATCAGCCGCGGCAGGATCCGTCGGTGACGGTTGCGGTGGTGCTGGAGACGGGCGAGCGGTTGCTGGCCTGGACGACGACGCCGTGGACGCTGCCGAGCAACCTGGCGATGGCTGTTGCCCCGGACATCGACTATGTGGTGGTCTCCGACGCTTTGGGGCGGCCGACGATCTTGGCTGAGGCGCGGCTTTCGGCGTACACGGAGGAGCATGGCGGGGTTGCTGGGCTGTCGAGTGAGGTCTTGCGGCGGTTGAAGGGGTCGGAGCTGATCGGGCTGCGGTACACGCCGTTGTTCGACTTCTTCGCGGATGCTTCCAAGTGGGGGACTGCCAACGCCTTTCAGGTGATCGCGGCCGACCATGTGACGACGGAGAACGGCACCGGCGTGGTGCACATGGCGCCGGCGTACGGCGAGGAGGACCAGCTCGCCTGCGACGCTGTCGGGATCCCGACGCTGCTGACGGTGGATGACGGGGCTCGCTTCACGACCGTGGTTCCGCCGTACGTGGGTCAGCATGTCTTCGAGGCGAACCGGCCGATCATCCGTGATCTCCAGGCGGCCGGGGCGCTCGTTCGCGAGGACAGCTATGTGCACAGCTACCCACATTGCTGGCGATGCCGGAATCCGCTGATCTACAAGGCGGTCTCGAGCTGGTTCGTCGAGGTGACCCGGATCCGGGACCGGATGGTCGAGCTGAACGAGCAGATCACCTGGGTGCCTGAGCACGTCAAGCACGGGCAGTTCGGCAAGTGGCTGGAGAACGCGCGGGACTGGTCGATCAGCCGCAATCGCTTCTGGGGTTCGCCGATCCCGGTGTGGCGCTCGGACGATCCGGCCTATCCGCGGATCGACGTCTACGGGTCGGTCGAGGAGCTGGAGCGCGACTTCGGCGTCGCCGTACCGGATCTGCACCGCCCGTACGTCGATGAGCTCACGCGGCCGAATCCGGACGACCCCACCGGCCGCTCGACGATGCGGCGGGTGGCCGACGTACTGGATGTGTGGTTCGACTCGGGGTCGATGAGTTTCGCGCAGGTGCACTATCCGTTCGAGAACACGGACTGGTTCGAGCACCACTTCCCGGGCGACTTCATCGTCGAGTACATCGGGCAGACGCGTGGCTGGTTCTACACGATGCACATCCTGGCGACGGCACTCTTCGATCGGCCGGCGTTCTCGTCGTGCCTGGCGCACGGGATCGTGCTGGGCAGCGACGGGCAGAAGATGAGCAAGTCACTGCGGAACTATCCCGACGTGCGGGAGGTGTTCGATCGCGACGGCGCGGACGCGATGCGCTGGTTCCTGATGTCGTCGCCGATCCTGCGCGGTGGCAACCTGGTGGTCACCGAGGCCGGGATCCGCGACGGCGTCCGGCAGGTGATGATCCCGCTCTGGAACGCCTGGTACTTCTTCGGCCTCTACGCGAACGCCGCGTCGGCCACGGCGTCGTGGTCGGTGTCGTCCTCCGTGGAACTCGACCGCTACCTGCTGGCGCGGCTGCGGGTCTTCGTGGACGAGATGACGGAGCGCCTCGACCGGTACGACATCGCGTCAGCCTGCGAGTCGGTCGTCAGCTACCTGGAAGTCCTCACCAACTGGTACATCCGCCGCTCCCGCGAACGCTTCTGGGACGAGCAGGGCGCAACCTTCCAAGACGCCCTCAACACCCTCTACACAGCCCTCGAAGTAGTCACCCGGGTGGTCGCACCCTTGCTGCCCCTGACCGCCGAGGAAATCTGGCGAGGCCTCACGGGCGAACGCTCAGTCCACCTCACCGACTGGCCCTCCACCTCCGACCTCCCCGCCGATGCCGACCTGGTCGCGCGAATGGACCGAGTCCGCGAGATCTGCTCAGTAGCCTCAGCCATCCGCAAATCCGAAGGCATCCGCGGTCGCCAGCCGCTGCGCACGCTGACCGTCGCCACCGCTGACGCGAAGGCGCTCGAACAGTTGGTCCCGGTCCTCCAAGCCGAGGTCAACGTCCGATCCGTCGTCCTGACCGCGGTGGACGACACCGACGCCCCGGTCTCCCAGAAACTGACGGTCAACGCCCGAGCCGCCGGCCCCCGCCTGGGCCGCGACGTCCAGACCGCCATCAAAGGCTCGAAGTCCGGCGACTGGTCCGTCTCTCCCGAGGGCGACGTCGTAGCCGGCGGCGTCCCCCTCCAGCCCGGCGAGTACACCCTGGAAACCACCCTCGCCGAATCCACCGACTCCGGCCACCAGGCCCCCGGCCTCCTCACCAACGGCGGCTTCGTCATGCTCGACCTACTCATCACCCCCGACCTCGAACGCGAAGGCATCGCCCGCGACGTAATCCGCCAAATCCAACAATCCCGCCGCGACGCCAACCTGAACATCACCGACCGCATCACCCTGCACCTGACGGCCGACGCCCCCACCCTCGAAGCAATCGATGAACACCGCGAGGTTCTGATGGCAGAAACCCTCGCCACCACCCTCAACATCACCCAAGGCAACGACCTCACCGTCGCGCTGGCGAAGGCCTGA
- a CDS encoding nicotinate phosphoribosyltransferase codes for MLQASLADGTAHRRSVFELFARRLPDGRRYGVVAGVNRLLDALERFRFEEQTIAFLADRGIVDQATRDWLAGYRFSGDIAGYADGEIFFPGSPVLVVESSFAEAVLLETVFLSILNHDSAVASAASRMTWWAGGRPCIEMGSRRTHEEAAVASALAAYIAGFATTSNLEAARRFGIPSAGTAAHSFTLLHDTERDAFVSQVDALGKGTTLLIDTYDLTEAVRTAIEVTGTELGAVRLDSGDLPSLAGQVRDQLDALGATKTRVIVTSDLDEYQIAALAPAAVDGYGVGTSLVTGSGYPTCGFVYKLVAREDADGDMLPVAKKSPDKISIGGRKYALRRRSAAGVAEVELIGVGEPPVDDGDDRELLKSLVEAGKIVGRTTPAESQAHHLKVRDELPRSASQLSRGEPAIPTEYIGDIQARNPFAPRSAV; via the coding sequence ATGCTGCAGGCCAGTCTGGCCGACGGCACGGCGCACCGCCGCTCGGTTTTCGAACTGTTCGCCCGCCGCCTGCCCGACGGACGCCGGTACGGCGTGGTCGCGGGCGTGAACCGGCTCCTGGACGCGCTGGAGCGGTTCCGGTTCGAGGAGCAGACGATCGCCTTCCTGGCCGACCGCGGCATCGTCGACCAGGCTACCCGGGACTGGCTGGCCGGGTACCGGTTCAGCGGCGACATCGCCGGGTACGCCGACGGCGAAATCTTCTTCCCGGGCTCGCCGGTCCTGGTGGTGGAGTCGAGTTTCGCCGAGGCGGTGCTGCTGGAAACCGTCTTCCTGTCGATCCTGAACCACGACTCCGCGGTCGCCTCGGCGGCGTCGAGGATGACCTGGTGGGCCGGCGGCCGGCCCTGTATCGAGATGGGCTCGCGGCGGACCCACGAGGAGGCGGCGGTGGCGTCCGCGCTGGCGGCGTACATCGCGGGCTTCGCGACCACCTCGAATCTGGAGGCAGCCCGCCGCTTCGGCATCCCGAGCGCCGGGACCGCGGCCCACTCGTTCACCCTGCTGCACGACACCGAGCGGGACGCGTTCGTCTCCCAGGTGGATGCCCTCGGCAAGGGAACGACGCTGCTGATCGACACCTACGACCTGACCGAGGCGGTCAGGACCGCGATCGAGGTGACCGGCACCGAGCTGGGCGCGGTACGGCTCGACTCCGGCGACCTGCCGTCGCTGGCCGGGCAGGTGCGTGACCAGCTCGACGCGCTCGGCGCCACTAAGACCCGGGTGATCGTGACGAGCGACCTGGACGAGTACCAGATCGCCGCCCTCGCCCCGGCCGCCGTCGATGGGTACGGCGTGGGCACGTCGCTGGTGACCGGCAGCGGCTACCCGACCTGCGGTTTCGTCTACAAGCTGGTCGCCCGCGAGGACGCGGACGGCGACATGTTGCCGGTGGCGAAGAAGAGCCCGGACAAGATCTCGATCGGCGGCCGGAAGTACGCGCTGCGGCGTCGGTCAGCTGCCGGGGTGGCCGAGGTCGAGCTGATCGGCGTCGGCGAGCCGCCGGTGGACGACGGCGACGACCGCGAACTGCTCAAGTCGCTGGTCGAGGCCGGCAAGATCGTCGGCCGCACCACCCCCGCCGAGTCGCAGGCGCACCACCTCAAGGTCCGCGACGAGCTCCCCCGCAGCGCCAGCCAGCTCAGCCGCGGCGAGCCCGCCATCCCGACCGAGTACATCGGCGACATCCAGGCCCGCAACCCGTTCGCTCCACGGAGCGCGGTATGA
- a CDS encoding ABC transporter substrate-binding protein — MKKLTLLVGLSALTLLAASCGTSGDSSGGGGQSNAGFTAPDLPKLDKLGTGEGKLSVLAWPGYAEDGSNDPKVDWVSSFEKKTGCQVTVKTFGTSDEAVSLMKTGQYDVVSASGDASLRLIAGGQVEPINTDLIPNYKDVYPFLKDRPWNSVKGQMYGIPHGYGANLLMWRTDKVTTPPTSWSAVFEADSPYKGKVTAYDSPIYIADAAMYLMAKKPDLGIKNPYALDDTQLAAVVELLKQQKTMVSEYWSDYLKEVQAFTSGNSVIGTTWQVIANVASGEKVPVQVTVPSEGVTGWSDTWMLSATSKNKNCGYLWMDHIISPSANAAVAEYFGESPSNGKACDLTADKKHCATFHAGDAAYSEKIWYWTTPIEQCLDGRTDVKCTDYGKWTQAWTQIKG; from the coding sequence ATGAAGAAACTCACTCTGCTGGTGGGCCTCAGCGCCCTCACCTTGCTGGCAGCCTCCTGCGGTACTTCGGGCGACAGCTCCGGCGGCGGCGGTCAGAGCAACGCCGGATTCACCGCGCCGGACCTGCCGAAGCTCGACAAGCTCGGCACCGGCGAGGGCAAACTGAGCGTGCTCGCCTGGCCCGGCTACGCGGAGGACGGCTCGAACGATCCCAAGGTCGACTGGGTCAGCTCGTTCGAGAAGAAGACCGGCTGCCAGGTGACCGTCAAGACGTTCGGCACCTCCGACGAGGCCGTCAGCCTGATGAAGACCGGCCAGTACGACGTGGTGTCGGCGTCCGGCGATGCGTCCCTGCGGCTGATCGCGGGCGGCCAGGTCGAGCCGATCAACACCGATCTGATCCCGAACTACAAGGACGTCTACCCGTTCCTGAAGGACCGGCCGTGGAACTCGGTCAAGGGGCAGATGTACGGGATCCCGCACGGATACGGCGCGAACCTGTTGATGTGGCGGACCGACAAGGTGACGACGCCGCCGACCAGTTGGAGTGCGGTGTTCGAGGCGGATTCGCCGTACAAGGGCAAGGTGACGGCGTACGACTCGCCGATCTACATCGCCGACGCCGCGATGTACCTGATGGCCAAGAAGCCCGATCTGGGGATCAAGAATCCGTATGCGCTGGACGACACGCAGTTGGCGGCGGTTGTCGAGCTGCTCAAGCAGCAGAAGACGATGGTGTCGGAGTACTGGTCGGACTACCTGAAGGAAGTGCAGGCGTTCACCAGCGGCAACTCGGTGATCGGCACCACCTGGCAGGTGATTGCGAACGTGGCCAGCGGCGAGAAGGTACCGGTTCAGGTGACCGTGCCTTCGGAAGGTGTCACTGGCTGGTCGGACACCTGGATGCTGAGCGCGACCTCGAAGAACAAGAACTGCGGGTACTTGTGGATGGACCACATCATCAGCCCATCGGCGAACGCGGCTGTTGCCGAGTACTTCGGAGAGTCGCCGTCGAACGGTAAGGCGTGTGACCTGACGGCGGACAAGAAGCACTGCGCGACGTTCCACGCCGGCGACGCGGCGTACTCGGAGAAGATCTGGTACTGGACCACGCCGATCGAGCAGTGCCTGGACGGCCGTACCGATGTGAAGTGCACCGACTACGGCAAGTGGACGCAGGCGTGGACTCAGATCAAGGGCTGA
- a CDS encoding M67 family metallopeptidase yields the protein MLTIDQATYDAIVAHARRDHPDEACGVVAGPAGSDQPARFIPMLNAAMSPTFYEFDSGDLFRLYKEIDERDEEPVVIYHSHTATEAYPSRTDINLAQEPGAHYVLVSTRDGADEASYDGPVEFRSYRIIDGEVAEEEVKIVADYGNQGDN from the coding sequence GTGCTCACCATCGACCAGGCCACGTACGACGCGATCGTGGCGCACGCTCGTCGCGACCATCCGGACGAGGCCTGTGGGGTGGTCGCCGGACCGGCCGGATCCGACCAGCCGGCCCGGTTCATCCCGATGCTGAACGCGGCGATGTCGCCGACGTTCTACGAGTTCGACTCCGGCGATCTGTTCCGGTTGTACAAGGAGATTGACGAGCGCGACGAGGAACCGGTCGTGATCTACCACTCGCACACGGCCACCGAGGCCTACCCGTCCCGGACGGACATCAACCTGGCCCAGGAGCCGGGCGCGCACTACGTGCTCGTCTCCACCCGCGACGGCGCGGACGAGGCCTCGTACGACGGGCCGGTGGAGTTCCGGTCGTACCGGATCATCGACGGCGAGGTCGCCGAAGAAGAAGTGAAGATCGTGGCGGACTACGGCAACCAAGGAGACAACTGA
- a CDS encoding MoaD/ThiS family protein — protein MAIELRVPTILRTYTGGEKAVNGDGATLAEFIDNVNGTHPGLKERIVEGEPEELRRFVNVYVNDEDVRFTGGLSTGVKDGDVVVVLPAVAGG, from the coding sequence ATGGCGATCGAGCTTCGCGTCCCGACCATCCTGCGCACCTACACCGGGGGCGAGAAGGCGGTGAACGGGGACGGCGCGACGCTGGCCGAGTTCATCGACAACGTGAACGGCACCCACCCGGGCCTGAAGGAGCGGATCGTGGAAGGTGAGCCGGAGGAGCTGCGCCGGTTCGTCAACGTCTACGTCAACGACGAGGACGTCCGCTTCACCGGCGGCCTGTCCACCGGCGTCAAGGACGGCGACGTCGTCGTCGTACTGCCCGCGGTCGCCGGCGGCTGA
- a CDS encoding ABC transporter permease, producing MDSDQGLSGTAVRRGNVLYRHPRLRLGLLLGPPMLWLGVAYLGALAALFVTALWSQNSFTGLVERNWSLDSFRTLFTVDVYRTIALRTIGVAVLVTVIDAVVAFPIALYMSKVARPGLRRVLLVAVLMPLWASYLVKAYAWRGMFSEGGLVSSLAGLVGLDSPGYGLTATIVTLAYLWLPYMILPIYAGLERLPNSLLEASADLGGKTGTTLRRIVLPVIVPAVVAGSIFTFSLSLGDYIAVRIVGGTNQLLGNVVYDNVGAANNLPFAAAVATVPVVVMLVYLAAVRRTGAMESL from the coding sequence GTGGACTCAGATCAAGGGCTGAGCGGGACGGCGGTACGGCGCGGCAATGTGCTGTACCGCCACCCGCGGCTCCGGTTGGGGTTGTTGCTCGGGCCGCCGATGTTGTGGCTCGGGGTCGCGTACCTGGGCGCGCTGGCGGCGTTGTTCGTCACCGCGTTGTGGTCGCAGAACAGCTTCACGGGGCTGGTGGAGCGGAACTGGTCGCTGGACAGCTTCCGGACGCTCTTCACCGTCGACGTGTACCGGACGATCGCGCTCCGGACGATCGGGGTCGCCGTGCTGGTGACCGTGATCGACGCGGTGGTGGCGTTCCCGATCGCGCTCTACATGTCGAAGGTGGCGCGGCCGGGACTGCGGCGGGTGCTGCTCGTCGCGGTGCTGATGCCGTTGTGGGCCAGCTATCTGGTCAAGGCTTATGCGTGGCGCGGGATGTTCTCCGAAGGTGGGCTGGTGTCGTCGCTGGCTGGTCTGGTGGGCTTGGACTCGCCCGGGTATGGGCTGACGGCAACGATCGTGACGCTGGCCTATCTCTGGTTGCCGTACATGATCCTGCCGATCTACGCCGGGCTGGAACGGCTGCCGAACTCGTTGCTGGAGGCATCGGCTGATCTCGGCGGGAAGACGGGGACGACGTTGCGGCGGATCGTGTTGCCGGTGATCGTTCCGGCCGTGGTGGCCGGGTCGATCTTCACGTTCTCGTTGTCGCTGGGGGACTACATCGCGGTGCGGATCGTCGGCGGTACCAATCAGCTGCTGGGCAACGTGGTTTACGACAATGTGGGTGCCGCTAACAACTTGCCGTTCGCAGCGGCGGTGGCGACGGTGCCGGTGGTGGTCATGTTGGTGTATTTGGCGGCTGTACGGCGTACCGGCGCGATGGAGTCGCTATGA
- the clpS gene encoding ATP-dependent Clp protease adapter ClpS: protein MTTAPSELASPEIDEAIELSPPWVTIVWNDPVNLMDYVTFVFQTHFGYSKAKAEKLMMQVHEEGKSAVSNGNREAMERDVEAMHQYGLWATCEKS, encoded by the coding sequence GTGACCACCGCACCGAGTGAACTCGCGAGCCCCGAGATCGACGAGGCGATCGAGTTGAGTCCACCGTGGGTGACCATCGTCTGGAACGATCCGGTCAACCTGATGGACTACGTCACGTTCGTCTTCCAGACCCATTTCGGCTACTCCAAGGCCAAGGCGGAGAAGTTGATGATGCAGGTCCACGAAGAGGGCAAGTCGGCCGTCTCGAACGGCAACCGCGAGGCGATGGAACGCGACGTCGAAGCCATGCACCAGTACGGCCTGTGGGCCACCTGTGAGAAGTCGTGA
- a CDS encoding aldo/keto reductase, with amino-acid sequence MEKRTLGRTGREVGVVGLGAWQLGADWGEVDEGDALAVLNSAVEGGVTFIDTADVYGDGRSERLVGQVLKEHPELTVASKMGRRVEQKPENYNFDNFRAWNDRSRENLGVETIDLVQLHCPPTAVYSTDEVFDALDTLVQEGRISAYGVSVETCEEALTAIARPNVASVQIILNAFRLKPLDEVLPAAERAGVGIIARVPLASGLLSGKYDENTTFGADDHRNYNRKGEAFDVGETFSGVDFATGLEAVKRLIPLVPDTATMAQFALRWILDQPGVSVVIPGARNPQQVAGNIGAAALAPLTTGELKVVQTVYDELIRPQVHDRW; translated from the coding sequence ATGGAGAAGCGGACGCTCGGGCGTACTGGTCGTGAGGTTGGCGTGGTTGGGCTGGGGGCCTGGCAGCTGGGGGCTGACTGGGGTGAGGTGGATGAGGGGGATGCGCTCGCCGTGCTCAACTCGGCTGTTGAGGGTGGCGTCACCTTCATCGATACGGCTGATGTGTATGGGGACGGGCGGAGTGAGCGGCTGGTTGGGCAGGTGCTGAAGGAGCACCCGGAGCTGACCGTCGCGAGCAAGATGGGCCGCCGGGTTGAGCAGAAGCCGGAGAACTACAACTTCGACAACTTCCGTGCCTGGAACGATCGGTCGCGGGAGAACCTCGGGGTCGAGACGATCGACCTGGTGCAGCTGCACTGTCCGCCGACCGCCGTCTACTCGACCGACGAAGTGTTCGACGCGCTCGACACGTTGGTGCAGGAAGGTCGCATCTCGGCGTACGGGGTGAGTGTGGAGACGTGTGAAGAAGCGCTGACCGCGATCGCCCGGCCGAATGTCGCGTCCGTGCAGATCATCCTCAACGCCTTCCGCCTCAAGCCCCTCGACGAGGTCCTTCCGGCCGCCGAGCGGGCAGGCGTCGGGATCATCGCCCGGGTCCCGCTCGCCAGCGGGCTGCTCTCCGGGAAGTACGACGAGAACACCACCTTCGGCGCGGACGACCACCGCAACTACAACCGCAAGGGCGAGGCGTTCGATGTCGGCGAGACCTTCTCCGGCGTCGACTTCGCCACCGGCCTGGAGGCCGTCAAGCGCCTGATTCCGCTAGTCCCTGACACCGCCACCATGGCCCAGTTCGCCCTCCGCTGGATCCTCGACCAGCCCGGCGTCTCCGTCGTCATCCCCGGCGCCCGCAACCCCCAACAGGTGGCAGGCAACATCGGCGCCGCCGCCCTCGCCCCGCTCACGACAGGCGAGCTCAAGGTCGTCCAAACCGTGTACGACGAGCTGATCCGCCCCCAGGTCCACGACCGCTGGTAG
- a CDS encoding MarR family winged helix-turn-helix transcriptional regulator: MTTESGTTQPGTTPAPRWDPDAPASGGDILIALRFADRAARKAIGDELAGTGVHTGQEIVLAKLLHHGSLPVAQLAKVLDVEVPTATRTTQRMEAAGLVRRLKNDADARKVSIELTEHGTEVARTVAQLHAQAGDRALQGITPEDRRLLRNLLWTITGNIEDLPGS; the protein is encoded by the coding sequence ATGACCACGGAGTCCGGTACCACGCAACCCGGTACTACGCCCGCCCCGCGCTGGGACCCGGATGCGCCGGCCAGTGGCGGCGACATCCTGATCGCCCTGCGCTTCGCGGACCGGGCCGCCCGCAAGGCGATCGGCGACGAACTGGCCGGCACCGGCGTCCATACCGGCCAGGAGATCGTCCTGGCCAAGTTGCTCCACCACGGCTCGCTACCGGTGGCCCAACTCGCCAAGGTCCTCGATGTCGAGGTCCCCACGGCCACCCGCACCACCCAACGGATGGAAGCGGCCGGCCTGGTCCGCCGCCTCAAGAACGACGCCGACGCCCGCAAGGTCAGCATCGAGCTCACCGAGCACGGCACCGAGGTAGCCCGCACGGTCGCCCAGCTCCACGCCCAAGCAGGCGACCGAGCCCTCCAGGGCATCACCCCCGAAGACCGCCGCCTGCTCCGCAACCTCCTCTGGACCATCACCGGCAACATCGAGGACCTCCCCGGCAGCTAG